TTTGGGCAATATCTTCGTTGTAAATGTATTGAGCATCTCCAAAGGCAAGAATAGGAAGGAATATAAAAGGTAAGAATATAAGCCCGATTGTAAAGCCTACCTCTTTACCGAAACTTTTTGATAGTTGATGAGTAGTAATAATACCAATAAATAAACTCACGAGGGGAATGAGAAAAAGTACAAACCACCAAATAGGTTTTCTTACAATTTCCAATAGAACAATAACGTTGTAGAATGGTATGATTGCCGCCCACCCTGGCTTCCCAGCTTTAGTAAAAATTTTCCAAAATGAAGCCAAAGTAAGAACCAAAGCGCCTAAATACAGAATTAAAAATATAACTGCCATAGACAAGAATTTTAGATAATGTTTTGCGATTATAGATAATTGATAATAAACGATATGAACGCGATTTGTAGCATTGCCTCTGCTGATTCTACCATTTTTTCTACTTCTCTGAATAATCTTCTGCGAAAATTTAAGAAGCTAAAAGCTCTTTCCACTTGCCACCTGTTTTTTTCAGGGATAAATCCCTTTTGCCCCGCTGGTTTTGCTGCAATTTCCACCTCCCAACCATACACTTGTTCAACGTGTGTAATGAAAGTACCTTTGTAGCCACTATCAGCAGCTATCTTTTGCAATCTTGGTACTTTGCCTGATAACTGCTCAAGAGCTGCTATACCCGCTTGACTATCAGAGATATTTGCCGCCACCACCTTGATAGCAAAAGGTAGCCCCAACTTATCTACTATAAATATCCGTTTCCGTCCCTTAATTTTTTTGTTACCATCTACCCCTACTTCTTGACTTACAAACTGAACAGATTTTACACGCTGACTATCAATAGCTAATAAACTTGGACTTGCTTCCTTACCTTGCTTTATGCGTATCTCTACCACCAGACTATCCAAGATTTGTTCCCAAATCCCTCGTCTTTTGAATTGTCTAAAATGGTAGTAAACCGTTTGCCAAGCGATATCTCGGTAGGTCAAATTTCGCCACTGCACGCCCGTATAGTTCAAATATAATATTGCTTCAACAATATCTCGCAAAGAGTGCTTAGATTTTCTACGCTTACCAATGATTTTTTCTATATATTGCCATTGAGAATCGCTTAAAAAAGTGAATTTTGCTCTCATATGCTTACTGTTTTTGATGAAACAATAAGATAAGCAATTCTCTTCATAATACAAAATTCATCTTTCGCAAAACATTATCTTATATCTACCATTAAAATTTTGTCAGGGGACTGAAATACTGAATGTAAAGTGGTTTTGAGGAGAGTATATCAAAACCACTCTTTTGGTCGTTGAGCGTGCTTCGGCAAAGCTCAGCAACAAAGCCGAAACGCCAAAAGAGTGGTACAAAACCAAATTTTTTTGAGTATAAAATGTTCTCATTTAAGTTACTTGGCTACTCATTTACAAAGCAAAAATCATAGAAAGAACAAGTCTTGCAATAAGTTTTCTTGACTGCCACAGGAGCAGGTTTTTGATGAAGGACTTGCTCAATTTCTTGTATCCAAGTTTCTATTTCACTTCTGACTTCTTCACTAAGAGCAGGAATGGGAAGAGTTTGACGTAGTTTCGGATATTCCAAAATTGCTGAAACTCCTTGTAAGCCGTTTTTTTCTAAAACGTACAAATAAAACTGTACCTGAGCAATGTGAGCCTGCTCCAATTTATCCGATTTTTTGACTTCATGCACTACTTTGTTTTTAGCATCGTAAAAATCAATCTTTGCCGCAAGAGGAATGTGTTTGTATTGAGCTTTGAGTTCAAGTTCGGTATATTTTTCACTTCTTTGTGAATAGGCTGTCTCGCTAATGAGCTTGCCTTCATAAACGAGGTCGGAAGTGTGTTCCATGTTGATATTATGGAAATTGAGCCATAACTCACGTTTGCACGCATGATACATGCTAATATGAGACCCCGTGATAGTCATAAAAGGCAGTGTTCGCTACTTTCAAACTCGCTTTCACGTAACCCAAAACATTCATCATAAATTTCAGCATATCTTGCCAAATACAGAAATCCATAACTTAATTCTCCCTGTTGATTAGATGTTTTTTCAATATCGGCATAAGGTATAAACTTTCGGAGCATTGGTTCACTATAAAAAATGGAAAAAGTAAATTTAGCAAGTATAGCTTGCATGATTTTGAACTCTATTTTTTGAGTGAAAAAATCATTCTTTTTGTTTTCTACTAATTCTATGTATAAGTCAAACACCGCTGAACCTTCTATTTTATCTGCTGCATCAGGTAAAATATTTGCTTTTCTTAGGAAATTCAATTCTGTTTCCGAAAACACCTCCACTGGAATAGACATCGGTACGAAAATAGAAAGTGTTTTCTGCTCAATCAACTGAAAATCCCTATGGGTTTTCTCAAAGTTTAACAACAAAACATGATTTTTGTAATTTTCAAAATTTACAGCAAAATCTGTTTTATTCCATTCATCAATTTTCTCTAAAACTACTTTGTACAATTTATCAAAATCTTTTTTTTCTAAAATATCGGTGTATTCCTCTTTTGAAAGTTTTTTGGTAACTTCATAGCGTTTATCATTTCTGTAAAGTATCGCAGGCTCATTGATTTTGAATAAATACAACTCACACCCTTTTTTACCTACATTCCGATTTATTCTACCTGCCAGTTGTTCGTCGCTATCTATTAAAGAAATATTCTTAAATCCCAGATCCATATCTATATCCACCCCTGCCTCTACAACTTGTGTGGTAATAAGTAAAATTTTTTTGTACCGATTGGTAGGATTTTTCAAAAAATCAATGATAAACCTTCTACGATGCTCCAAGATTGTCCCCGAAAGTACAAATATCTCATCAAAAAAAGGGTTTGTTTCTTGTAATCTAGCTACTTCATAGTAAAACTGCGTAGCACTTCTCTTAAAGATAAACTCAACTATGCTAAATACACTATTTTGAGGCTTGTTACTTCCTAAATCTATTGCTGCTAACTCAATACTCTTCTCAAATACTTTCTTTGCCAATTCTTCAAAAGTCATTTCTTTTTGCTCCAACAAATCAAATCTAAATTGTACTCTTTGAGCAAAATTGGGATTTTGAAAATAGCGTTCAATAACGTTTGGAAGTAAATCCACAAAACTCAGATTTTCTCTTTCTCTTGCAGCGGTAGTGAGTCTATCTAATTTGGGCAAAGTAGCAGACATCAAAATAAACTTGATATTAAAAAACTCCGCATAGTTGCGAATAAAGTAAATTATTTTATCCCAATGGCTGGGAGGATAAGATTGTAGCTCGTCTATGACTACCACTGCATTAGCAAGACGATGCAATAAATAATTGCTTTCTTTTTCATTAGTTTTGAAAATATCAAAAAACTTAATATGCGAAAGCAAAACAAAAGGATAGTTGGCAAATAAGTAATCCAAGTAGTTTAATTTTTCTTTGCCATACTTGCCATCGTGAGCTTCATTTTCAGGAAAGGGAGCTTTAGAGTGCAGTTCAATGATTTCGCTTTCTTTTAATCCCAAATTTTCTAAAATGCTTCTGTAAGTTTGCGTAATAAGCGTTGTGAATGGAAATACATAAAAAACTTTATTCAAGTTTTTATTAGCTTTTAATAATTCAAGAGTTGCTAGTAACGAAAGGTTAGTTTTACCGCCTCCTGTGGGGGCTTCAATGTAAAAAAGATTGCAAAGGCTATTTTCTCTAACATTTTTGATAACTTCAATAGCCATTCTTTTCCGTAAAATATTCAAATTTTCTTTACTTGCTTCTTGCGGAGCAGGAGGAATATCTCTTGTATCTATGTCTTGATAAATATACTTATTGAAGTTGATTTTTTCTTGGTTTTTGTCTAAAAAATCACTTTTAGTAACAAATTCGTATATCTGCTCAATGCGACTTCGGTCAAGAACACCTAAATCTTTGATAGTAAGATTATTGGCATACTGGCAACTCGCTAAATAATCAGCAGCGGTAAGTAACGAAAAAGCTAAACGCATCAGGGCATAAAAGCTAAATTTTTCTATCCAACGAGTTTCTTTCTCAAAAACCCAAGCAACATTTATTTTTTTGATGTTGGGGTTATTTTCAAAAAGCTTGATAGCTAAATGGTCGCTAATTTCAAATTGATACTTTGCAAGATAACTTTTCAGAAAAGAAATTTCCTTCGGAGAGAAAAGAAATCTTTTAATAATGTCTTCTTTTGAAATTAGTTTTGAAGCGTGATGTTTGAAAATTACGTATGAAAATGCAAGAGTATATTCTGTGAGTCTTGCTTTTTGAACTGCTTCTTTGAAGCTATTTTCAATTTCAGCACAATGTTTTACTATGTACAAATATGCTCCCAATGCAGAATGGTGGTCTTTAAGAGGATTTTGACTATTTTCCTTGAAATAGCTATTGTTCATCTTTTTTACCTGAAAATTTTCATTTACTTTGCCATAATCATGGAAAACTACTACATTCACAAAAAGCCTTTTTACATAGTTGATTAAATTCGCATTATTTTTTTCATTTTCCAGCAGGTCTGAAATAAGTTTATTAACGACTTCATCTAATCCGTGTTGTTCGCATAAAAATAGAAACTTCTCCTGAACCAAACTATTATGCTCTGCAAGTTTTTCAGGAGCTTTGCTATCGCTAATATGGGCATAATAGTTTTCTGCTTCAATCAGAATATCTTCTGTTTTAGGACTTTGCTGTAAAATTTCTCTAAAAGTCTTAATGTAATTGCACATAATAGCCCTTTGACTTGAGAAAATACAAGTTTGATAGCTTTGTATCGGGTTTTAGGTTGAAAGTGGTGAAAGCAAAATCACTGAGCTTGTACTGATGAAGTTGTTCATCAAATTCGGTGGGTAGGCGTTCAAAATAGATGTAATTTTCAGTGTAACTCTCATAGTTGAATATATCAAAAATTACTTCTGCTTTTTGGTTTTGTAAGGACTGGCTCTTTATAATAAGTGTTTTTACCTGAAAATTTTCTGAAATGTTTTCTGCTTTTTCAAATTCGTACTCTTGAAAACTTTCTTTTTCCCACCAAGCATAAAATTCATTTTTGCCGAAATAAGGCAGATATTCAGCCTTGCATTCTTTCAGATATTCGTAAAGTTTAGCATTTTCGGAGTTTTCTAAATTTAGTAAAATATACACTCTATAAGCAGGTTTAATCAGAGTAGCTTCTTCTGCTAAAAAATTTTCACGAGCGTTGGCGTATCCGATGGTGTTAGAATATTTGATAAGAGTTTTTGTAAAATTTCCCTTTTCGTGATTGAGCGGCTCTATTCCAATTTCAATATCTTTAAGTTTTTGATAGTACTCAGGAAATTTTTGAGCTTCTTTATAGCCTTCCAAACCAATAATTGCCCCCAGAATGCCCAATAAAGCAGGTTTATGGAGCATATTATAGGAAAGGTTAATAGTGGCATTTACATCAGGCTTGCGAAAAAAGCCAAAATCTGCTTGAAAATCTATGGAAATTAGTTTCTGCATAGTTCTTTATTTTTTTGAAAATTTATGCCTGCTCCTGAAATCAGGAACAGGCAAGCAACTATAATTCTCCAAGAATTGCCCCTGTG
The Bacteroidia bacterium genome window above contains:
- the cas5b gene encoding type I-B CRISPR-associated protein Cas5b; translation: MQKLISIDFQADFGFFRKPDVNATINLSYNMLHKPALLGILGAIIGLEGYKEAQKFPEYYQKLKDIEIGIEPLNHEKGNFTKTLIKYSNTIGYANARENFLAEEATLIKPAYRVYILLNLENSENAKLYEYLKECKAEYLPYFGKNEFYAWWEKESFQEYEFEKAENISENFQVKTLIIKSQSLQNQKAEVIFDIFNYESYTENYIYFERLPTEFDEQLHQYKLSDFAFTTFNLKPDTKLSNLYFLKSKGYYVQLH
- a CDS encoding IS5 family transposase produces the protein MRAKFTFLSDSQWQYIEKIIGKRRKSKHSLRDIVEAILYLNYTGVQWRNLTYRDIAWQTVYYHFRQFKRRGIWEQILDSLVVEIRIKQGKEASPSLLAIDSQRVKSVQFVSQEVGVDGNKKIKGRKRIFIVDKLGLPFAIKVVAANISDSQAGIAALEQLSGKVPRLQKIAADSGYKGTFITHVEQVYGWEVEIAAKPAGQKGFIPEKNRWQVERAFSFLNFRRRLFREVEKMVESAEAMLQIAFISFIINYL
- the cas4 gene encoding CRISPR-associated protein Cas4 yields the protein MTITGSHISMYHACKRELWLNFHNINMEHTSDLVYEGKLISETAYSQRSEKYTELELKAQYKHIPLAAKIDFYDAKNKVVHEVKKSDKLEQAHIAQVQFYLYVLEKNGLQGVSAILEYPKLRQTLPIPALSEEVRSEIETWIQEIEQVLHQKPAPVAVKKTYCKTCSFYDFCFVNE
- a CDS encoding DUF5684 domain-containing protein is translated as MAVIFLILYLGALVLTLASFWKIFTKAGKPGWAAIIPFYNVIVLLEIVRKPIWWFVLFLIPLVSLFIGIITTHQLSKSFGKEVGFTIGLIFLPFIFLPILAFGDAQYIYNEDIAQ
- the cas3 gene encoding CRISPR-associated helicase Cas3' produces the protein MCNYIKTFREILQQSPKTEDILIEAENYYAHISDSKAPEKLAEHNSLVQEKFLFLCEQHGLDEVVNKLISDLLENEKNNANLINYVKRLFVNVVVFHDYGKVNENFQVKKMNNSYFKENSQNPLKDHHSALGAYLYIVKHCAEIENSFKEAVQKARLTEYTLAFSYVIFKHHASKLISKEDIIKRFLFSPKEISFLKSYLAKYQFEISDHLAIKLFENNPNIKKINVAWVFEKETRWIEKFSFYALMRLAFSLLTAADYLASCQYANNLTIKDLGVLDRSRIEQIYEFVTKSDFLDKNQEKINFNKYIYQDIDTRDIPPAPQEASKENLNILRKRMAIEVIKNVRENSLCNLFYIEAPTGGGKTNLSLLATLELLKANKNLNKVFYVFPFTTLITQTYRSILENLGLKESEIIELHSKAPFPENEAHDGKYGKEKLNYLDYLFANYPFVLLSHIKFFDIFKTNEKESNYLLHRLANAVVVIDELQSYPPSHWDKIIYFIRNYAEFFNIKFILMSATLPKLDRLTTAARERENLSFVDLLPNVIERYFQNPNFAQRVQFRFDLLEQKEMTFEELAKKVFEKSIELAAIDLGSNKPQNSVFSIVEFIFKRSATQFYYEVARLQETNPFFDEIFVLSGTILEHRRRFIIDFLKNPTNRYKKILLITTQVVEAGVDIDMDLGFKNISLIDSDEQLAGRINRNVGKKGCELYLFKINEPAILYRNDKRYEVTKKLSKEEYTDILEKKDFDKLYKVVLEKIDEWNKTDFAVNFENYKNHVLLLNFEKTHRDFQLIEQKTLSIFVPMSIPVEVFSETELNFLRKANILPDAADKIEGSAVFDLYIELVENKKNDFFTQKIEFKIMQAILAKFTFSIFYSEPMLRKFIPYADIEKTSNQQGELSYGFLYLARYAEIYDECFGLRESEFESSEHCLL